TAACTGTACATTTACGTGAAGATCGTAGGCATATAACTGATCGTGATGTCAAATTGCTTCGTAATACGTTACAAACAAAAATGAATCTTGAAATGGCAATAACTAATGAAATGGTTGATTTTGCTTGTCAAATAAAACCACAATATTGTTGTTTAGTGCCAGAAAGACGTGAAGAGTTGACAACTGAAGGTGGGCTTAACGTTTTTGATCAAAAAACGTTAATCAAATTAGCTGTAAGAAGATTAACTAAAGCAGGTATTATAGTATCTTTATTTATCGATCCTCAAGATCAACAAATTGATGCCGCAGCAGAAATTGGTGTGCCATTTATTGAACTTCATACAGGAATTTATGCTAATGCAAAAAATGAATTAGAACAAATAAAAGAATTGGAACGCATTAAAAATGCTATAAATTATGCTAATTCGAAACAACTTAGGGTAAATGCTGGTCATGGTTTAACTTATCATAATGTTAGACAAATTGCTCAGTTAATAGATATATACGAACTTAATATTGGTCATGCAATTATTGGAAGAGCACTTTTTAGTGGTATGACAAATGCAGTAAGAGATATGAAGAAAATTCTTATTGAGGCACGTAATTAATGGCTATTATTGGTTTAGGTATTGATTTAGTTGAAATTATACGAATAAAAAAAATTACTCATCGTTTAAAAGACAGATTAGCAAAACGTATATTATCTGATCAAGAATTAATAATATACCAAAATCATTCCCAATCAGTTCGTTTTCTATCTAAGCGTTTTGCTGTTAAGGAAGCAGCTATAAAAGCTTTAGGGATAGGTATTAGAAATGGTTTAACATTTAATCAATTTGAAGTGTTCAATGATAAATTAGGAAAACCTGTACTTAATTTATTAAGTCAAGCAAAAATATTATCTAAGACATTTGGAATAAAACATATCCACGTATCATTATCTGATGAACAGCATTATGTTTGTGCTATTGTAATAATGGAAACTTAAAATTTTTATAAATACAATTAAATTAATTTATAATGCTTTTTATTATTGATGTCTTTAATTATAGTATCCCTAATTATAGTATTTTTAATAGGACATACAGACTGGCACATTGGTTTATCGTACAATTCAACACATTCATTACAAAGATTTGAATTAATTTGATAAAAATCTTCTCCCATTGAAATTGCATTATTAGGACATACTGGCTCACACAT
This genomic interval from Candidatus Arsenophonus lipoptenae contains the following:
- the pdxJ gene encoding pyridoxine 5'-phosphate synthase gives rise to the protein MGNLLLGVNIDHIATIRNARGTQYPDPIYSAFLAEQAGADGITVHLREDRRHITDRDVKLLRNTLQTKMNLEMAITNEMVDFACQIKPQYCCLVPERREELTTEGGLNVFDQKTLIKLAVRRLTKAGIIVSLFIDPQDQQIDAAAEIGVPFIELHTGIYANAKNELEQIKELERIKNAINYANSKQLRVNAGHGLTYHNVRQIAQLIDIYELNIGHAIIGRALFSGMTNAVRDMKKILIEARN
- the acpS gene encoding holo-ACP synthase produces the protein MAIIGLGIDLVEIIRIKKITHRLKDRLAKRILSDQELIIYQNHSQSVRFLSKRFAVKEAAIKALGIGIRNGLTFNQFEVFNDKLGKPVLNLLSQAKILSKTFGIKHIHVSLSDEQHYVCAIVIMET
- a CDS encoding YfhL family 4Fe-4S dicluster ferredoxin, producing MSLLITDSCINCDMCEPVCPNNAISMGEDFYQINSNLCNECVELYDKPMCQSVCPIKNTIIRDTIIKDINNKKHYKLI